The following DNA comes from Microbacterium wangchenii.
TCGCGGTCATGAGCGTGTCGGCGCCCACCCGCCGGCCGTCGGCTGCGGCGACCGGCGCGCGGTCTACGCGGGCCAGCAGCGCGGCCAGATCGGCCAGCATGTCATCCACGGTGCCGGCGTACGGACAGTCGTCGCGCTCGGCACAGTCGGCGAAGAACGCCCGCAGGCTCGCCTCGAACCCGACCGCCTGCGCGGCTCCGATCTCGGAACCCGGAAGGGCGGGGTCCATCGCGCCGTCCAGCACCATGCGCCCCACTCGCTCGGGGTACAGCTGCGCGTACTGCGCGCCCAGCGCCGTGCCCCACGAGTAGCCGAGGTAGTTCAGCGATTCATCCCCCAGGACGGCGCGCAGCAGGTCGAGGTCGCGCGCCACGCTGACTGTGGAGATGTACGGCAGGAGGTCGCCGCTGTTCTCCTCGCAGGCGGCGGCGAAGGCTTCCGCGGATTCGGTGAGGCTCTCGTCCCACTCGGGCGTGCCCCGCCGGCCCTCGGGGATGCCGTAGAGGTAGTCGTCCATGTCGGCAGCGTCCAGGCATGTCACGGGGGTGGAGCGGCCCACCCCGCGTGGGTCGAACCCGACCAGGTCGTATGCGGCGGTCACCTCGGGGCCCGCCAGGGCGGCTGCGCCGGCGCGGACATAGTCGTACCCGCTGACCCCGGGGCCGCCGGGGTTGGTGAAGAGGGAGCCCAGGGGGTCACCGTCGGTCGCGCGCTGGCGGATCACCGCGAGCTCGAGTTCGCCGGCCGACGGGTCGCTCCAGTCCCGCGGCGCGCGCACCGTGGCGCAGTCGAAGGCGTCGCCCTCGCACCGGCTCCACTCCAGCTCCTGGCCGTAGTACGGCAGGAGCTCCGCCGATACGCCGCTCGTGTCCGGCGTGCGGGAAGGCATGGGCTCGGGGACGAGGAAGCACCCGGAGAGCACGGCGGCGAGGGCGAGCGTGGCGGCCAGCGCCAGCATCCGCGCGCGCCTCACGGCGTGGTCCCGGTGGCCACCGTGATGAGCATGCTCTCCAGCGCCAGCAGCGGCGCGACGTTCTGCTGGAGGTTGCGCCGGGTCTCGGCGATGCGGTCCAGGACCCCCAGCGTGCGCTCGGGCGTCCAGTCGGCCGCGATCGCGCGCAGGTCGCGCTCGTACTCGCGGTTGATGAGGTCTCCGTCGCGCCCGAACTGGATCACCACGACGTCGCGGTACAGCGATTGCAGGTCCGTGAGGACCCTGTCGATGCCGTCGCGGAGGCTCCGCGTGGCGCGGCGCTTCTGGTCGTCCTCGAGCGCGCTCAGCTGCCCGCGCACGGCCGGGGGGACGGCGGCGCCCGGCGCGACGCCCAGGGTGCGCAGCAGCGCTGCCCGCTCCTCCTCGTCACGCTGCGCGGTGAGCGCCTTCGCGTCATCGGTGGCGACCCGCACGACACTGCCCGCGACCTCCACCGCGTCGCTGATGCCCCGCACCCGCAGGACCGCCTCGACGGTCTCGGCGCGGCGGGCCCGCGCGTCGGCGTCGGTGGCCAGCCGCTGCGCCATCCCGATGTGGCGCTGGGCGTGGCGCGCGGATTGCTCGGCCACATCGAGGGGAACGCCCGTGCGCTGGGCGATGAGGGCGGCGACGTCGTCGACGTCGGGTTCGCGCAGGCGCAGCAGGCGCACGCGGGAGCGGATCGTCGGCAGGAGGTCGGCGTCACTGGGTGCGCACAGCACCCACAC
Coding sequences within:
- a CDS encoding DNA polymerase III subunit delta', giving the protein MPALAAPVDAPWDAVWGQEEAVRSLRAAAEDPAMLAHAWLIVGPPGSGRSTLARAFAAALIAEPGDSAAMHQVLAGTHPDLTALRTEQVVIRIDEARRLVERAYFAPSLGRHRVIVVEDADRMTERTSNVLLKALEEPPEHTVWVLCAPSDADLLPTIRSRVRLLRLREPDVDDVAALIAQRTGVPLDVAEQSARHAQRHIGMAQRLATDADARARRAETVEAVLRVRGISDAVEVAGSVVRVATDDAKALTAQRDEEERAALLRTLGVAPGAAVPPAVRGQLSALEDDQKRRATRSLRDGIDRVLTDLQSLYRDVVVIQFGRDGDLINREYERDLRAIAADWTPERTLGVLDRIAETRRNLQQNVAPLLALESMLITVATGTTP
- a CDS encoding alpha/beta hydrolase yields the protein MLALAATLALAAVLSGCFLVPEPMPSRTPDTSGVSAELLPYYGQELEWSRCEGDAFDCATVRAPRDWSDPSAGELELAVIRQRATDGDPLGSLFTNPGGPGVSGYDYVRAGAAALAGPEVTAAYDLVGFDPRGVGRSTPVTCLDAADMDDYLYGIPEGRRGTPEWDESLTESAEAFAAACEENSGDLLPYISTVSVARDLDLLRAVLGDESLNYLGYSWGTALGAQYAQLYPERVGRMVLDGAMDPALPGSEIGAAQAVGFEASLRAFFADCAERDDCPYAGTVDDMLADLAALLARVDRAPVAAADGRRVGADTLMTAIIQTLYAPGTWPWLRVALSELEDGDATAVLTAADSYNRRADGEYLDNSTEAFTAYNCMDYPVESAESERAAEERIRAGAPTTADYWYGADVCAFWPAEPTGTREPVTAEGADPILVIGTTGDPATPYEWAVSLADQLSSAVLVTRVGEGHTGYMKGNDCVNETVDAYLVEGVVPEADVVCR